Genomic DNA from Brassica rapa cultivar Chiifu-401-42 chromosome A04, CAAS_Brap_v3.01, whole genome shotgun sequence:
acataaaaagtggtactatgaatgtgagGGTAAAAGTTGTTAGTGTAAACAtaaaaagtggtactatgaatgtgctatttgtagCAATTTCCCATAATTgtttctataaaaaattatgttaattcTTTTATCTtaaaatctttaattttttgtatGGTAATGTAGATTAGATTAGATTAGATTAGATTAGGAAGTTCTAGgattagtttcctttttaaaattttaattaaataaataaaaattcaaataccaacaaccaatcaaattaagataattaattctaaagttcATCTATGACTGACACATAAACACAAGTAACTTAAGCGACTTCtcagtaaatatataatatgagcAGTATGATATAAAAATcggtattataaatttataatatactcATACCATTTGGGTGACCCACTTTCCTTTAACAAAATCCAACAAATCAACAAACAAAAGAAGTTTACACATGATGAGTATAGCATTTTCTTTATCTCGTATTATCTCAGACGATAGGAAGCAATCCATCTAGTTATGGAACTGAATTATCATCAAAGACAACAAAATGCAATAATCCATCTTCTTATAAATTTGCAGTTCCACTTTCTTGCACACTTTAATTTTAAGTTCTTATTGATTGGTTTCATAATTTCGGGTAGCAACTTGTCCATATATCTTTTATCTAAgctttatataaataaataaaaactcgGAAAGCTCAATTTCAACCTCAGGAAACAGAAACacaaaaaagaatataaaagtAAAGAAATAACAAAGCAAAAGCAAAAGAGAGTGGTAAGGCTCCACACTCaaactcttcactctcactccTCTCTCTTACCGCTTGCATTGCAATGGCTCTCTATCTCCAATCTCTCTCCATCATCCTCTTTCTCCTCCTCCCCTCCTCCACCGCGATGTGGTGCGTTGCTCGGTTTGATGTTACGAGCCAGGCGCTTCAGGCGGCTCTAGACTACGCATGTGCCGCTGGAGCGGACTGTGCTCCAATCCAGCCCACTGGTCTATGTTTCCTCCCAAACACCATTCAGGCTCACGCATCTTACGCTTTCAACAGCTATTTTCAGCGTAGAGCCATGGCTCCTGGTTCTTGCAACTTTGCCGGCACCTCCACCATCGCCAAAACTGATCCAAGTATGTTCTCATGTACTTAATTCATCTCAGtttgttatttttgtttcataatttgtATCACTTATGCTTTATACCTTTTTGGCTTGGTTTAGTTAGTTTGCAAATTATTGTTTTGGGTTTTAACTTGGTTTATTCTTGTGCAGGTTATGGATCATGCGTGTACCCAAATTCTTTGAGGTAATTTTATGCGATGTCTTCATTTTGCTGCATATTACATCTGTACCCCAGTTAAATTAAGGTTTATACGCATTTTTAAACCGATAAGTTTTGATGTCTCAATGTTTACAGTTTTCTGTTTGAAATATATGTGTTTAGACTGATTTGAATATAATTTCATTAAATATTCGCTGCTATGCGACCATGAGATTAACTAACATAAAATTCTTACCATCagtataagcaaaaaaaaaacattttctcgTCCcctagtttttaaaaaaaatactctaCTGCACGATTTTTTCATTGATTTGACCGATAATATGTGAATCTATTTCATGTGtcgtactttttttttttttgaaccaaaTTCATGTGTCGTACTATTTGCATGTCTTTTAGCTGTATATATGTTCTGGACCGTTAAATGACCTTCGCTGCGAATTGGGAAAATCATTCAACGGTATAGATCCTTGTCAGTATAAGGGTCCCATTCATCTTTAGTGTCTGTATCTCTGTTAATATTCTGTTAGTTCTTCTTTCACTTTTTTCTGGTCAGAATAGTACACAAGTATGGAAATAAAACACCGAACAGTTAGAATtcttgaaaaagaaaagaaaaagcatAAGTCCTCTTAAAATAGACCTTTAGTTGCGCTTTAGAGGTTTCTTGAAGAACAAGTTTATTCGGTTTCTTTACATTTTCGATAGTTCTTAATTCATAACTTTAaatttcttatctttttttatttttttaaaaagattttggtttagttctggggaaaaagatataaaatgtagtattcttaaaatatataaaattacattCGTTTCATAACTAAGCTATTCATTCAGCGAAATGATTTTCCTTAATTGCATTGCTATGACAGTAACGCTGGAGGGTCAGCTTCGACCACAACGGTAGGTGGAACGCCGACAGCAACCGCCGGAAATATTCCAGTGACGTCACTGAGGCCACCGTCTGGCACCACGGCATCGCCGTTTGGGATAGGTGGCAATGGTCTAATTCCGCCGGGAATCACAAACACTGATGAATCTGGAGCTTATATAATAAACACGAGTAGTGTCTCAATAGTACTATTGGTGGTCTCCGTTTTGTGGTTTATATAGGTTTCTGATTTCTGTATTCATTGTATGGGCTCAACATTTTTGTTAAATGGGTAATCAGACGGAAAGTGGTTTTAGTGTTCATCGGATGATCTATTTCTGTAATCTCTTTATCTATAAAAGAAATAGGAAAACTGTTTAGCCCAAAATGTTAAAAGTTAtcatgtttaaaattaaaaactacttAGAAATGCcggtttaaaattttcaatcataAGTTAAATATAGTTATTGCGAGGAAAAATGATGTGCATGTATACTAACAATAATATACCACAAGCTTTAGCTTATTAAACTTTAAACCCTGATCCATCTCCTTGTTTTCAAATCTGTGTCGCAGTCTCCATGGGGAGTTGCGAGCGGATCTCTCGCTGGACACAAATTAGTGGCAAACAACATAGCTTGCAATCACGGCGGCGTGTTCCTTGCCAACTATTTCTCTGAGACACTGGTATGAGAAAACGTTTATACAAGATCCAGTCACACAAACGTTTATACTATTTCTCTTAGTTTTTGCTGCAGCCACTTTCTTGGGAATGTTTTGAGTAAACCTGTGAGTTGTGACCCTATAGGAGAAGTAGCGGCTAAGCGACCAATGTTTGGTTGGGCACATCAGAGGCCTTACAGTATTCTTATGCTTAGTTCTTTCTCTGACCAAAGCATGTCTGCAATAAATACAGACCATCTGATTGTACTTTTGGTTTCTAGCTCCTATAAATAGTTCATATTAGGATGTATGCTGTatcaaatcatataaaattcaaGTCTTGTTTTGAGTTGTGTCCATCACAAGAAAACATTCTCATTTCGCAAATTGAATCACACATTTAATAAACATTCAGTTGCAAGTTTTGAACATAAGTTTCAGTATTTAAGATGGACAATGATCCTCAGCAGCATCTCTGCTCCATCAACAAAGTGTTGCCCCGAAGGAATCAAGGGCCTAACCTCTGCAAACCCGCAAGCGTTCTTAAACCTTCCGGTTCCTCCAGTCACAGACAGATGGGACATGGCGCTTCCGATCCTATAGATTCCATAGAAGTTGAGATTATCATTGTACTCTCCACCTTCAAGCATAGCAGTGAAAGCCATCATCTGTGTGCTTCCGTCTGCTGAGCTTGCAACATAAACCCCCTGAGCTTTACCAAGTGGCTGAGAACCCAAGTCAGGACCGGATGTGATTATGTCGTCAATCACAGTGATCGTTCCAAAGCCAAGACTCAGACCATCAGGTCCCAGTTGTGTCTGAATCCCATTTAGATTCTGACCTGAAAACGCTGTACCGGATAAACCGGTGCCTAGAGGAATTCCGTTGATACCATTAACCGTCGGCATTGCACCGTTTGCATTTGGTATAGCTACACCGTTTTCCGGTGGAACGAAACCGATCTGCTTAGCAAATGGAACTTGGCCGTTGTAAATGTTTCCAAGCAAACCAGTAATGGGTCTTGCCGTTGGACTGCTTCCACCAAGTATGTCATGCATGTACAATTCGAATATCGGGTCTTCAGGGGCAGGATCGAGTGCAATTGTTGCAGAAAAAAGAGCAACTATGAGAACGATTGATGTTAAAAGTGAGAATGGTGAACGTTTGGTCATTTTGGagaatgctttttttttttggataactcttttcttttgttttgcagTACAGATTTGTGTTATTTGAGATTTGAATGCAGGTTTATAAATAAGGAGAAAAGAGATTGTGAAGTTGTTACATTTCGAGGCTTGTGAAGTAGTTGAAATGGAGAAGTTAATTTATAGCTAGAGACTCTCTTATGGTTTATTGTTTTAGTCCATCAAATGGTTATTTTATAATgagtattttataattaatgttAGACAAGTGAATCAGATTTGGGTGGTTTAggttttagatatataattgTTGATTAGCTTAATGGCATGAAAAGCAATGAGCCTATATGATCCAAAGGCAAACTacagttattatttatttatttttgacaacAAGAGGAAACTATAATCTGGACTATAGTTCAGATAGGTATAAACCGGACTATAATCAATAACTCAAAAGGCATGAAATTCTCTGAAGACAACTTCACCAATCcgattttatatgaattattacAAGTTAACAACTAACTAATTTGGTGCTTTAATGACCTCCAATTAAGCAAGGAAGTCTCTCAAGGAcaccaaaatgaaaagaaagaaacaaatcaaGAGCCAGTGAGAAACCATGGGAAGCGTTGGAGGGTCATCATTGCTGCAAGGTAGATTAGAGAAGGAAAAAACATAACACAACCTGGAAATTCCAGAGAAGCAAATTAACAAGGGAGAAATAAAGGGATAATGATAATAATGTACAATTCCCATATCTTAGGGATTTAGGCTAATCTATAGTTTCCTATTCCTAGCTAGATTATGCCATTcctatttgtatatataccCATCGTGGTTGATCAATACAAGACACGctttacattatattttatggtatcagagccaaagATCTCTAAGACCTAATTTTTCTACTATCCTTCAACGTCAACCATCAAAACGATGGCTACGGATCATTCTACTTCTACTTCTACTAATATCCCTAACCCTACTCCTACTTCTACGCTCACGGACCTATCACCCTACTACCTTCATCCATCTGATACATTcctatttgtatatataccCATCGTGGTTGATCAATACAAGACACGctttacattatattttaagAAACCATAGTGCATCCTTGGGATTGAAGTAGGAGAGGATGGGGAAGCGTGTGATTTCTTTGTTGTCAGATTGAAAACACAGATGTCCGGGCATGAAGGTTCCTGGACATAGTTACGGACACGGTCATGACGGGTGAAGTAGATGGAGTTTGGTTCGATCTGTCTCGTAGAAGTGGAACATCATCATTTCAGAGGTGGTTGCCTTAAAAACCATGCTCTTAACCAACAAAACATCTCCGGATCGTGTAACAGCAATGTTATAGCTAACCTTTAACCTACTTGCATATGTGATTTCCTCAGAACTCGGAGTAAAAGCTGGGTGAAATGGTAATATAAAGCTCCTCTTGGTCACTTGCATGAAACCTTCATGCCCAGACAAATCCAGAAGTCGAACGTATGGACGAGTGGTGTAGACGTAAAGAAAGTCACCCCGGAGTACCATATCAGATATGCCTTGAGAGGTAAAGTGAACACCAATCCGTGTTGGAATGGTACGGTAACAATCTTCCCCGTTCTTGCAAAATGCTATGTATTCAGCACCCTTGTCAAAAAATCAAGCAACAGTGTATTCTTCATTCCTTTCGTCCATCCACAAAAGCCCTCTCAGATCTTTCACCCTTTGGCTAAACCCTTTCTCTGGGAAACCACCAACTACTCTCTCGTTGAAGTCCTTCTCTCCTACTCGCTTAAGACTAAAAATGTCAGACTTAATTGACTCTAGAAGTGGAAGATTtatcctcttcttctcttcgGTGAGTGTTGTTTGCTCGTCTTTGCTTCTTAGAAGATACAAGAAACCTTAATTGACTCTAGAGGTGGAAGATTGatcctcttcttctcttctactcGCTTAAGACTAAAGAAATCTCAAGATATCCATAGGGAGCTCCTACCAGCTGCCATAAGAATTAGGAGTCTCCATGGAGAAATTGTACGACCCTACCCAATCTTTATCGGATCTAACCCGGAACTCTTATAATCTCTCTCTCAGATCAATCCCTTGGTTTAACTTTAACCTCCTTAAATAGCACATGTTAATAACATGCAAGCtatgtatgtatatgttttgttttgctGTTTCTTGAATGTTTTTTCAGtgtgtttgtttcttctttgcaTACGAGATCATGAATAGAGAAATACTGAGAGAGCTCGTAGTCCTCCAGACTATGAAGAATACAGGATAACGGCAACATACTCATGGATGAAGTCTTTGAGAGACTCTTAATGGAGACACAGAGACGATGATATCACCTggctaaagtttttttttaagagaaTCAAAGGCCTGTAAAATCTGTTTAAGACAGACCTCGAGATCTTAATGTTGGCTTACGTGTACATAAGCAAGCAACAATCCAAAAAAAGAGTTCACAAGATCAACTAGCAAACCAGAAACTTAAGTAGGAAGACAACGGAAGTCCTAAATTACACAACAAAAGAGACATAGCAACCCTGCTCCGTTTCTGTTCTAACCGATAAACCATTATATACCtaatagcttcttcttcttaagaTGCTTCAGCAATCACAGAGCCTATCTCACGCATAAAGTCAGTCTTGTGCAGCACCAGTTCCATTTCTTTGGCCTGCAACAACTTCCACTTCTTTTCCATCCTCTTCTTCGTCTCCACTGTCACCATGCTCCATTTCTGTTTCACAAACTGTTCACTCACACCTAAACCTGCAATAGATCCTACAAGAAACGAGTCCTCAAACCAGTCATCTGCTCTCACACCATGACACTTGGAAGCTCCTCCTCCATTAATCAACACTTCCTTATCCTTTTCACCACCAGCCAACACTCGCCTATCTTCTCCTCCATTGTCACCACTAACCAACACCTCCCTATCTTCTTCTACTTTGTCACCATTAGCAGATTCAGGAGccacaacttcttcttcttctttaccaaGCTTCTTCGCACTAGAATTAGAATCGAGAGCCAATCCCCAAATACAGGTGGCCAATTTCAAACAGTCAATATCATGAGCTTTAGTCAAGGACTCAGCACCGTGCTTGGCTTTCCCCATATACTTCCTCTTCAAAGACCTAATCTTATCCACGAACTGGATCTTACTAGCCTCGAAGCTAATCGACTTGCTGGCGAGTTCGTAAAACCTATCCATGTCTTCGTACGGACTCTTCCCCGAATCAGCTTTGAAATCGATCATACCTTGAAGCAAAGAGACCTCATCTTCCTCGCTCCACAGCCTCTGAAACGACGACGGTTTCTTCGCCTCCTCTGCAGTTCTGGCCCGTTTCGCACTAACGGAGGTCGTTT
This window encodes:
- the LOC103863621 gene encoding probable transcription factor At1g61730 isoform X2 translates to MTKKKLTPLEDPPTASSTDDDQVEALSGDDEKEQISDDSSPDDLTNPVAIPSAKRSKSEKPIAVTEPKAVKKRPIETTSVSAKRARTAEEAKKPSSFQRLWSEEDEVSLLQGMIDFKADSGKSPYEDMDRFYELASKSISFEASKIQFVDKIRSLKRKYMGKAKHGAESLTKAHDIDCLKLATCIWGLALDSNSSAKKLGKEEEEVVAPESANGDKVEEDREVLVSGGEKDKEVLINGGGASKCHGVRADDWFEDSFLVGSIAGLGVSEQFVKQKWSMVTVETKKRMEKKWKLLQAKEMELVLHKTDFMREIGSVIAEAS
- the LOC103863619 gene encoding PLASMODESMATA CALLOSE-BINDING PROTEIN 1, producing the protein MALYLQSLSIILFLLLPSSTAMWCVARFDVTSQALQAALDYACAAGADCAPIQPTGLCFLPNTIQAHASYAFNSYFQRRAMAPGSCNFAGTSTIAKTDPSYGSCVYPNSLSNAGGSASTTTVGGTPTATAGNIPVTSLRPPSGTTASPFGIGGNGLIPPGITNTDESGAYIINTSSVSIVLLVVSVLWFI
- the LOC103863620 gene encoding dirigent protein 18, whose protein sequence is MTKRSPFSLLTSIVLIVALFSATIALDPAPEDPIFELYMHDILGGSSPTARPITGLLGNIYNGQVPFAKQIGFVPPENGVAIPNANGAMPTVNGINGIPLGTGLSGTAFSGQNLNGIQTQLGPDGLSLGFGTITVIDDIITSGPDLGSQPLGKAQGVYVASSADGSTQMMAFTAMLEGGEYNDNLNFYGIYRIGSAMSHLSVTGGTGRFKNACGFAEVRPLIPSGQHFVDGAEMLLRIIVHLKY
- the LOC103863621 gene encoding probable transcription factor At1g61730 isoform X1, coding for MTKKKLTPLEDPPTASSTDDDQVEALSGDDEKEQISDDSSPDDLTNPVAIPSAKRSKSEKPIAVTEPKAVKKRPIETTSVSAKRARTAEEAKKPSSFQRLWSEEDEVSLLQGMIDFKADSGKSPYEDMDRFYELASKSISFEASKIQFVDKIRSLKRKYMGKAKHGAESLTKAHDIDCLKLATCIWGLALDSNSSAKKLGKEEEEVVAPESANGDKVEEDREVLVSGDNGGEDRRVLAGGEKDKEVLINGGGASKCHGVRADDWFEDSFLVGSIAGLGVSEQFVKQKWSMVTVETKKRMEKKWKLLQAKEMELVLHKTDFMREIGSVIAEAS